The Thalassotalea sediminis genome includes the window TTGATGTGTTATTTTCTCGTGCAGACAAAGCATTATATATGGCGAAAAATAATGGACGTAATCAAGTTTTTTGTCACAATTAGCGAATAACCTACGTTGTTCCGTACTTGTTCCAATATCAAAATCAGTTGTATGAGCACTCTTAGGGTCTGTTATTGATAGATAGCTATACCCATTTTTCTCACCCCTTATTTTTAAATGTATTTGTTTATTTTTGCCCTCGAAATTGCATCAATTAGCGGGGTAACGTTGAACTGATTTATCTCTTTATAATCAACCTTATAAATTCTATTGCTTTTAACTTATTTAGCTGCTTGTTATCGATTTAAACTCCCCAATTAGGCAAACAGGCTTGGTAAATTTGCAGAGAATTTGCTTATACGTGACCTTTTTGTGACGGCTGTCTTAATTCTGTCACGCTGCTGTTATCTAAAGTTAACAAGCGAGTCATATTTGTTCCATCGCAATGTCATTTTCCTCTTTTAATATCTGCGCTTTGATGTCAGCGCACATTAATTTGTTTAGCTGAACCCAAAGGGCAGCGTTTTTGTCATTTTTACATCGTTATTGCTTTTTCATGTGGAACAACCACACATTAATCGCAATGCCTTGTCTAAGTACCAATAAACTACTGCAAAAATAAACACAAAAGTTCAACAGACCCTAATAATAATTATTTAAGGAAGGAATTATGAGCTCTAAATGGGTTTCACTTTCAGTTATTCCATCTTTTTTGTTTAGCTCAATAGCATATTCAGATGTTATTCCAAGCATTCAAAAACAGAGTAACTGGTATACACAAGCACAAGCCAAGGTGCTAGATAAAACTAAGTTAACAACAAGTACAAATGCTAAAAATGTGATTTTGTTTGTTGGTGATGGTATGGGTATTTCTACGCTTACAGCTGCACGTATATTGCAAGGGCAGATGGCTGGTAAGTCAGGTGAAGAAGGTTATTTAAGCTTTGAAACTTTTCCTTATTCTGCACAAGTAAAAACGTATAACACAGATGCACAAACCCCTGATTCTGCTGGAACCATGACAGCAATGATGTCAGGCGTCAAAACGGATGCGGGTGTTCTCGGCGTAAATGAAAATATTGAACGTGGTGATTGTGCGAGTGTAAAGGGTAATGAATTGATAACAGCGGTCGAACTTGCTGAAATTAAAGGCATGTCCACGGGTATTCTTTCTACGGCTCGTATTACACATGCAACGCCAGCGGCTGCTTATGCAAAGTCTGCCGATCGTAATTGGGAAGATATCTCGGATATGCCTAACACTGCTGTTGACTTGGGCTGTGAAGACATAGCCTCACAACTGGTGAATTTTGAGAAAAATCTTGAGCAGAGATTTCCAGGTATAGATGTTGATGGCATTGACTTTGCGATGGGTGGTGGTCGCCGTCATTTTCTGCCAAAAGATGAAGCATATAATAGTGCAGACGCTAGAAGTGCAGTAGAAGGTGATCGCACCGATAATCGAGATTTAACTGCTGAATGGCAAACCATGTACCCTAATGGTACTTACGTTATGGACAAAGCAGGTTTTGACGCGATTGATACAGAAACTACTGAGCGTGTCTTTGGTTTATTTAATGAGTCTCATATGAATTATGAAGCCGATAGAGAAAATGATATATCTGGCGAGCCTAGTCTGAGTCAAATGACTGAAAAAGCGATTGACGTGCTAAGTAATAACGATAAAGGTTATTTACTTGTTGTTGAATCGGGTCGAATAGATCATGGTCATCATGCAGGTAGTGCATACAATGCGTTAACCGACACTCTTGAATTTGCTAATGCTGTTCAAAAGGCAATTGACTCAACCAACCCTGAAGAAACCTTGATTCTTGTTACTGCAGATCATAGTCACGTTTTTACCATTGCTGGGTATCCAAAACGTGGTAATCCTATTCTTGGAAAAGTGGTTAATGTTGGTGCTACAGAGCCAGCCCTAGCAGCAGATGGCATGCCATATACAACACTTGGTTATACCAATGGATTAGGTTTTCGTAATTTACAAACGGAAACCGATGCTGATCAAAGTTACAACGACTCGGCCATTGCTGGGCGTCAAGATTTAACGACTGTTGATACGACTACGTCAGGCTTTCATCAAGAAACGACTGTTCCAATGGGATCCGAAACACATGCCGGTGAAGACATTTCACTTCATGCTCACGGGCCTGGAGCACATTTTGCTCAAGGAGTTGTGGAGCAAAGCATCGTTTTTCACATCATTAATAAATCACTTGGCTTAATTGGCAACTAGGGGAACTGACAATGAAAAGGTTAACATATATATCTCTATCTATTGCTGTAGCACTCGTTGGTTGTGATGGTGACGATGGCAAAGACGGTACTAATGGTGTATCGGGTGTAAATGGATTAAATAGTCTTGTAAGCCAAACGTTTGTGCCGGTTGGTCATGAAACATGTAGAAATTCAGGCGTCAGAATTGACTCTGGTATTGATGAAAATGGCAACGGCACACTTGATGATGCTGAAATTGACGCGAGTGAATTTGTTTGTGCGCCTGCGAATACAGACGTAGCTGGCGGTAGCGCAGATACTACCATGAATAATCCGTGGTTTAGTGCTGGTGAGCAACATATTGCTCAAGTCCGAAGTGATAGGGCATCTTTGACCAATGCCGCGGGTAAGGCAAAAAATGTCATTCTATTTGTCGGCGATGGCATGGGAATATCCACAGTTACAGCGGCGCGTATTTTAGCGGGTCAAAAAATGGGTAAAATGGGAGAAGAGCATCAATTAAGTTTTGATAAGTTTCCGTATTCAGGTTTCGCAAAAACATACAATGTTGATGCTCAAACGCCAGATTCTGCAGGTACAATGACGGCAATGATGTCTGGTATTAAAACAGATGTCGGTGTAATTGGTGTAGGGGAAGGTATTAGTCGAGGTAATTGCGACTCAGTATCGGGTAATGAACTTGTTACCGCGCTTGAACTGGCAGAGATTGCAGGGAAGTCTACCGGTGTTATTTCTACTGCTCGAATAACACATGCTACACCTGCTGCTACATATGCAAAATCAGCTGATCGTAACTGGGAAGATAATTCCGATATGCCAGCAGATGAAGCGGCAAAAGGCTGTGAAGATATTGCTTCGCAACTTGTTAATTTTGAAGCTAACCTAGAAGCAAGATTTTCAGGTTTAGATGTTGATGGTATTGAGGTTGTTTTAGGTGGTGGACGCCGTCATTTCTTACCTAAAGACGCTGCTTTTAATAGCGCAGATGCAACGAGCGCCGTTGAAGGTGATCGTACAGACAGCAGAGATCTGACGGCAGAATGGCAAGCAAGTTACCCAACGGGAAATTATGTTATTGACCGTAATGGTTTTAATGCATTAAATGCCGAGACAACAGAAAAAGTTTTTGGTCTGTTTAACGAGTCACACATGCACTACGAAGCAGACAGAGAAAATGACATTGCCGGTGAGCCAAGTCTTAGTGAAATGACAGATAAGGCGATTGATATATTAGATAATAATCAAGACGGTTACTTCTTAATGGTTGAATCAGGGCGTATTGATCATGGCCATCATGCAGGTAATGCTTACAATGCTTTAGAAGATACCATTGAATTTGCCAAAGCTGTGCAATCGGCGGTTGATGCCACTGATCCAGAGGAAACGTTAATCATTGTTACCGCTGATCATAGCCATGTATTCACTATGGCTGGATATCCAAAGCGTGGTAATCCTATCTTAGGTAAAGTGGTTGGCGTAGGCAGTGAAGAGCCTACACTTGCCGCAGATGGTATGCCATACACTACCTTAGGTTATACAAATGGCCTTGGTTTTAAAAATCTAGGTATGGAAACAGACGCTGATGCTGGTTATGCGCACCCTTACGTAAACACGCGTCAAGATTTAACGACTGTTGATACAACGACACCTGGCTTTCATCAAGAAGCGTTAATACCTATGGGCTCAGAAACACATGCAGGTGAGGATGTTGGTGTTTATGCGACAGGACCTGGCGCACATTTAATTACAGGGACTAATGAACAAAGCCTTATTTATCATGTTATTAATCATGCCTCAGATTTGGTTAATAAAGCCGAGGCTGCGTTAAACTAACGTATTAAATAAAGTTGTCATAAAAAGTTGGTATAAGGGGTAATAACATCCTTTTACCAACTTTTTCTATGAGTAACACAATGAAATCGACGCTTCTCATATTCGTTTTATTCTTTAACGTAAATGCAGTATTAGCTGCTGCCTGTAAACAAAACCCTTCGCAATTAATTGCACATTATCGTGTCACGGAAGGTGATTCACAACATCAAAAGTTGACCTTGGCGCGGTTTAACAATCAAGCTGGTCAATTTTATCATGATAAAAACTATGGTGATTGGTGGAGTAAGTCATCAAATTCGCACTTAATGCTAACGCGATATTTTCCTGCCTTTAAAAAAGCAATTGAATACCAACCGAGTGAAATAAAGTTAGAAGCTTCAGAGAACACATGGCAAAAACAATGGCAGATGATATCTGACCAATTTATTGCCAAAATGACGCCACAGCATATTGAAAGTAAAGGATGTTTACGAGTTGAAATGCTGACGCTGAAAGAGCATGACGTTGAATATATCTTGCATTGGTTGCCTATGTTACGTTTAGTTGAACAGTTAGAAGTCGTGTCAAAAGGGCAAGTACTCAAGAGCTGGCAGTTGATAGCACTGAATGATCAACCTGCTGACGTGCAACAATACGTTAAGAATCTATCAACATACCAAACAATTGATTATGCCGATATTGGCGATAATGAAGCTGATCCATTTCTAGCAAAAATGATCCATCAAGGGTTTAAAGCGACAACGTCGACTGAGCATATCCATTAAGGTACTGCTGCAATAACAGCTCATTTTAGTGCTGAATTTCACGCCGATATATCCAATTTTTAAATGTAAGCGTTTTCCTTTATAAAAATAAATGTAAATGATATTGATTCTTATTCTGTTGAGTGTTTTAATTGCGCCAAATTATTATTTGTGACTTGATAAGGGTTTCATCGCGTGAATCTTCAAACTTTAAAACCGGCACACATTGCGTTAGCAATTTCTGCTGCAGTTTCAATAAATGCTCAAGCAAATGACAATAACGATATGGAGCATTTAACTATCTTCGGTAGTGAACATCGAATTAATGATACGCCAGGTAGTGCACATGTATTATCAGAAAAAGAGTTAGAGAAGTTCGATTACAGCGATATTATGCGCACGCTGACATCAGTACCAGGTGTTTATGTATTAGAAGAAGATGGTTACGGTCTTCGTCCAAACATTGGTATGCGCGGGACAGGGCAAAACAGAAGTGAAAAAGTTACCGTTATGGAAGATGGCGTATTAGCGGCGCCAGCCCCCTATGCTTCTCCGGCGGCATATTACTTCCCTACGGCAGGTAGAATGCAATCCATTGAAGTACTAAAAGGTACCTCAAGCGCAATGTATGGCCCACGTACTACAGGTGGTGTTATTAACTTTTTATCTCGTCAGATCCCCCAGGAAGATTTTGCCGGTAAAATTGCGCTAAGTGCTGGTCAAGACGGTTATAGCAAAGTACATGGTTTTGTTGGTGGAACAGGTAAAAATATTGCGTCTGTATTCGAAGTATATCGATATCAAGCGGACGGTTTTAAAGACATCAATCATACAAACAAAGGTACAGGGTTTGTAAAGAATGATGTTATGACGAAGGTATTACTTCGCTCAGATGTTACTGCGGAATTTTATCAAGAGTTAGAAGTAAAATTAAAGTATGCGGATGAAGACTCAGATGAAACTTATATCGGTTTAACGTCGGCAGACTTCAATGCTAATCCTTATCAACGTTACTCTGCTTCTCAGCTAGATAATATGGCGACTGAACATAAGCAACTGCAGGTAAATCACTTAATTCAGCTTTCACCACGTTTTGTTTTAGGGACCTCTGCCTATCATAATGATTTTAGCCGTAACTGGTATAAAACGAGCAAAATTGACGGAAAAAGCCTAGGTAGTGGGGGCGTTGAGATTGCAGCTCAGTTCGATCAAAACGCCGTTACAAATAATGAAATTGCCGTTGATGTAAAAGCAAATAACCGAGATTATTTGTCACAAGGGATCCAAACAGTGCTTGATGCAGATTTTGATGCCCATCAGGTCAAGTTTGGTTTGCGCTATCATGAAGATGAAATGGATCGATTCCAATGGGTAGATAAATATACCTTAAATAGTGCCTATGATATGAGATTAACAAATGCGGGTATTCCGGGTACGGATTCAAACCGCATTGATAGTGCTAAAGCGTTAGCTATATATGTGCATGATGAATATACCCTTGGTGACTTTATTATCAATGCCGGTTTGCGTTATGAAGACATGACAATCGAACGTCATGATTGGGGAAAATCTGACGTAGCGCGCACAGCAGCACCGACACACAAGAAAAATGACGTTGATGTGTTGTTACCTTCTTTAGCGCTAACGTATCGTATTAATGACGAGTTAATCGTATTAGGTGGCGTACAAAAAGGTTTTGCGCCGCCAGCACCAGGTAACGCTGATAGCGAAAATGAAGAAAGTATAAACTATGAGTTCGGTATTCGTTATCGCGATAGTGCATTTAATGGTGAAGCTATCGCGTTTATTTCAGATTATGACAATATGCATGGTAATTGTACCGCGAGTCAAAACTGTGATGATGAAAATATCGGAAATCAATACAATGCTGGCGAAGTATCAGTTTCTGGTATTGAAGTTAAAGCAGGCTATGAATTATCGACGTCTACTTTGACACTGCCTGTTGATATTACTTACACATTAACAGATACCGAGTTTAATACGAGTTTTGATTCTGATTTCTGGGGCGGTGTTGTAAGTGGTGACGAGTTACCTTATGTACCCGAACAGCAACTGCAACTAACGGCTGGTGTTGTTGGTGATAACTGGCGCACTGACTTACTTGTTCGTTACCTTGCTGAAATGCGAACGAATCCGGGTCAGGGCACAATTATTACCGATGAAAAAATAGCGAGCCGTACTATTGTTGATGTGTCTGCAAGTTATAACCTTGATCAACGTCAAACGATCAAATTGAGCGTTGATAACTTATTAGATGAAGAATATATGGCCTCACGTACTCATGGCTCAATAATGGTGGGGAAACCGCGAACGTTAGCCGTAAGTTATCAATATAGCTTTTAAGTATTGATATACCTTTAAAAGGGTTAATGTAAATGTTGAAAAACCTGGTTTTGTTTACCAGGTTTTTTTGTGCCTAATTAAACATAAAAAATGTAAATAAAAATAGTTCTCATTTGTATTGACAAAAAGAAGGTTCATTGCTAATATACAAATCACTTGGTGTTAACCCTTAAATGTTTTTGCTCGCATAGCCAGAGTAAAAATATTAACAGCAAGTGTTTACATTAAAGTCAAAACGACTATTTGCCCTTACTGTATGCGTTTTGAGTCTTTAATGGTTTGATGTACCTACATGGGTACTTCTTTCCGGGAGTACGTGCGTAGTATTGCTCTTCCTGCGTAAACGTATTTTAGCCCTGCTTAATTAAAGCGGGGCTTTTTTTAACTGTTATATACCACAAACCAATTCTTTAACCTTTATTTGGCTCAACGTGAGTGCTGAATTGTGTGGTATGGCTTGATGTCCAGCGAGTAAATAAATAACCTTTTGTCCTTTTTCTGCTAGATCTAAGGCATGTTGTGCGTTAATTAAAATATCAGCATTGATTTCTTGAGGATATTTATCAGCATCGCGTCTTACATATTCGATAAAGGCCGGATTCACCTGCTTATCATAAAACAATGCGTCGGCGAATTGCATTTCTCGATGCGCTGCTAAGGTCAATGTATCTGGATTACCAACAAGTGTATGAATAAATACGATTTCACCCTTAGGTGGTAATACTTCTGTTTTTAGCTGCTGTATAAGCTGCGTTTCAGCGTGCTCGGTATTATTATCTAATACAGCTTGTCCAATTGGACCTCGTAAAATTACTTCCCAAAATGCTCTGCGATTACGTATGCCTTTAATACGAGCTTTTACATGGTCACGAAATTTCAAACTAAACTTAGCGAGTTTTCCGTAGCCATCAGGCAACGACTTTTCAATTTGTTCGCGTAACATACGCAACAATATGGGAGCGGAACCGGAACTAGAAAGGGCAATTATCATAGGGTCTCTATCAATGATACTTGGCGTGATCCACGTACAAAGTTCTGGCTGATCTACGACATTAACAAGTATGTTTTGCTGTTTTGCATCTAGCGCTACTTGCTGATTAACCTCTTCACAATCCGTTGCAGCGATCACTAGGTTATATTGTTCAATCAAGCCTTGTTGATAGTTGTGTTGGATATGGCTCAGACCTTCAGTGCGAATTAGTCGAGTTACACTCTCATTGCAATGCTCTGACATAACGGTAATGTTACAATTTGCTTTACGTAATAGTTCGATTTTTCGAGCTGCAACGTCACCTCCACCAATAACCAATGCGTTTAGGTGTTTAGCAGTTAGGAATATAGGAAAATACTTCATCGATTCAAGTTATCATAATTGCCATTTTTTTAGGATCTTATCATAACGGCCGTCAGCTTTAATTTTTTCTAAAGCTATAGCAGCCTTTTTTACTAATGCAGTATCTGTTGTCTTACTCGCTGCTAAATACATTTCAGAAGCAAAATCAGTGATCTCATAAATGAGCGATATACTTTTGGGGTCTACACCGGCTTTGGTAACTTGAGGTGCCCAAATAATGTTATTAGTGAAGGTCATATCTGTATTGCCGTTTAATAAGTTGCTCCACAAGGCGTTATAAGTTGGGCTAGCATAAACATTTTTGTTTTCGATAAAGCCACGCTTCTTCAAATAACTTTCTGCAAGCGCGTTGCGAGTTACGCCTATTTTATATGCTTTAGCGTCTTCAATAGAATTTAACGTTATATGTTTATTGGCTAAGGAAGCAAGATGGGCACGAATGGTATATATTTTTCCAACCCATTGAAAAAGCGATTCTCTATCGGCACTACGCAACATTGAAAATACGAACACATTTTCAGTATTTTGTGCGATATTAAACGCACGAGCCCATGGCATAAACACGATGTTGGCTTTAATGTTGAGCTCTTTTATTAACTCGTTTATTAATTCAACCATCGCGCCTGAATGGGTAGCATTATGATTATTTATTTGTAGCGGGGGTAAATCTTCGGTAACAAAAGTTATTTCGTTCGCGCCAGTAGATACGCTTATATGAGATAAGACGACGAGTAAGCAATTGAAAATTACTCTGCGAAACATCTTCCTCACCCGAAATATTACCGTATCGATATTATTGCCACCCAATTGCTTAAATAGCAATCAGTTTTTCTGAACTTTAATGCTAAAATACCAATAAATTAGCGTAAAGAGAACAAAAATGCCTTGGATACAACTTAGATTAAGTGCCAATGAAGAAACAGCAGAAAAATACAGTGACTGGTTAATGGCATGTGGTGCTCAGGCAGTTACGTTCATTGATGCCAAAGATACACCGATTTATGAACCTCTGCCGGGCGATGAAGTTACTTATTGGGCGAATACTGTCGTTATGGGCTTATATGATGCTTCCCACGATATGGACGCTGCAATTAACTATATAAAAGGTATTCATCCAGACGGCGAGAAAATGAAATTTAAGTTAGAGCAACTTGAAGACAAAGATTGGGAGCGTGAATGGATGGATAACTTTCATCCGATGAAGTTTGGAGAAAGGTTATGGATCTGTCCAAGCTGGCGAGAAGTTCCAGATCCAGAAGCGGTTAATGTTATGTTAGATCCAGGTTTAGCTTTTGGTACAGGTACTCACCCAACAACGGCGTTGTGTTTAACATGGTTAGATAGCCTTGACCTTAAAGGTAAAACGGTTGTCGATTTTGGCTGTGGTTCCGGAATATTGTCTTTAGCCGCATTAAAACTAGGTGCTAAAGAAGTAATTGGTATTGATATTGATCCACAAGCATTGCAAGCAAGTAAAGAAAATGCGACACGTAATGGCGTAGAAGACCGCCTTTCGTTATATCTGCCTAGTGACCAACCGAGCTTAAAAGCGGATGTTGTTGTTGCAAATATATTAGCAGGCCCTTTGCGTGAACTTGCCCCTGTTATTACCGAATTTTTGGCGAAAGAAGCAAAACTGGCATTGTCTGGTGTTTTAGAAGCGCAAGCCGAAACACTACAAGAAATTTATGGACAATGGTGTCACATGGAGCCAATTGCTATTCAAGATGAGTGGGTAAGGCTTTCAGGTATTAGACGCTAACATTCTGTTATTCATGCGTTAAAAATATGCGCAGCTTTTATCATGCTTTTGATTAAAATCTGCGCACTTCAATATTTTGTCAAAAGTCAATATGAAAATGTTGAAAAAAACTAACATTTGTTCAATTTATATGCTTTTCAATCTCAATAAAAACGCGTAAACTTAGCGCCCTTTTGAAAGGTAGCTCAAAAAAACAACAACGTGAATATTGGTTCTTATCGATTAAATAGTCAAACAATGCTTGCGCCTATGGCTGGTATTACTGATCAACCAATGCGTCAGTTATGTTGTCGAATGGGGGCTGGGTTAGCAGTATCAGAAATGGTTTCAGCTAATCCTAAAGTTTGGAATACCGAGAAGTCTAAACGACGTCTGATTCATTCTGCTGAATCAGGTATTCGCTCCGTTCAAATTGCAGGTTCTGAACCTGAAGAGCTAGCTTTTGCTGCGAAAGTTAATGTTGATAATGGTGCACAAATCATTGATATCAACATGGGCTGTCCAGCAAAGAAGGTGAATAAAAAATTGGCTGGTTCAGCATTGCTGAAAGAACCTGCATTAGTCGAACAAATTGTAAAATCTGTTGTTGATGCGGTTACGGTGCCGGTTACGTTAAAAATTCGCACTGGATGGTGTGAAAATAGTAAAAATGCTGTCGAAATTGCTCAAATCGCAGAGCATAACGGGATTCAATCTTTAGTGGTTCATGGCCGTACACGCAATGACTTCTATAAAGGGGATGCCGAATACGACACCATTAAATCTGTTAAAGAATCTGTAAGTATTCCTGTAGTCGCTAATGGAGACATTACCGATGCAGAAAAAGCAGCGCGTGTACTTACTTATACAGGTGCCGACGCCATAATGATTGGTAGAGGAGCGCAAGGTCGACCTTGGATTTTTCGAGAAATTAATCATTTTCTTGAAACTGGTCAACACATGGCGTCACCGTCGATAGCAGAAATTCGCTCAATTGTGATTGAGCATGTAAAGGAATTACATACGTTTTACGGTGAGTTTATGGGCGTAAGATTTGCGCGTAAACACACCTCTTGGTATACGCAAACGCTAGACCAAGGAAAACAGTTTCGTTCTATATTTAACGCATTAGAAAGTGGTGAAGACCAACTCGATGCGTTGAATAAGTATTTTGATCATTTAAATTAACTTAAGAGTCTGAACTATATGTTTGAACAAAATATTTCATCTCCGTTTGTAACGGGTAACGTACAAACTCAAGCTGAAGCTTCTCCATTACGTACACAAGCCAAAATTGCTATCAGCAACTATCTGTCTCAATTAAATGGCAATGATGTTGATGATATGTACGAATTAGTATTGTCAGAAATTGAAGCTCCAATGTTGGAGGAGGTGATGAAGTATACTCGCGGTAACCAAACACGTGCCGCCAACTTACTTGGCATTAACCGTGGAACTTTACGTAAAAAGTTAAAAAAATACGGTATGAACTAAGAACACGCAGGTTAGCCTGCACTAAAAAAGCACCCTAGGGTGCTTTTTTACTTATAGCCAATGAAGAATGTTTACGGTAACGAAAGCTTTCACTGGTTAAATCAAGATGGATGTATCGCCAAGGACATGTGTCAAAGGCCAGACAAAACAATATTTAATTTAAGGTAACAGAAACAACAATGGATACCCCACGCCCAATTAAACGTGCACTGTTAAGTGTGTCTGATAAAACAGGTATTGTAGATTTTGCTCGAAGCTTAGCGCAAAAAGGTGTTGATATTCTTTCAACCGGCGGTACTGCAAAATTGTTAGCCGACAATGGCATTAAAGTGACCGAAGTTTCAGATCACACTGGCCACCCGGAAATTATGGATGGTCGTGTAAAAACACTTCACCCAAAAATTCACGGTGGCATTTTAGCCCGTCGCGGTACTGATGAAACAGTGATGGCAGATAACAATATCGCAGCAATAGACATGGTCGTTGTAAACTTATATCCATTTGCAAACACTGTTGCTAAAGAAGGTTGTTCATTAGAAGACGCAATTGAAAACATTGATATTGGCGGACCAACTATGGTGCGTGCAGCGGCTAAAAACCATAAAGACGTGACTATCATTGTAAATGCGGGTGATTATGATCGCGTTTTAGCAGAAATGGATGCTAATGACGATTCTTTAACCTATAAAACACGTTTTGATTTAGCAATTGCTGCCTACGAGCACACAGCGAGTTACGATGGCATGATAGCTAACTATTTTGGTCAAATGTTGTCAGCACATGGCGAAGAAAACAAAGCTGTTAACTTTGATGAAAAGAACAAGTTTCCGCGTACTTTTAATAGCCAATTTATCAAAAAGCAAGATTTACGTTATGGTGAGAACTCTCATCAAGACGCTGCTTTCTACGTTGAAGCAAATCCAGAAGAAGCAT containing:
- the dusB gene encoding tRNA dihydrouridine synthase DusB, with protein sequence MNIGSYRLNSQTMLAPMAGITDQPMRQLCCRMGAGLAVSEMVSANPKVWNTEKSKRRLIHSAESGIRSVQIAGSEPEELAFAAKVNVDNGAQIIDINMGCPAKKVNKKLAGSALLKEPALVEQIVKSVVDAVTVPVTLKIRTGWCENSKNAVEIAQIAEHNGIQSLVVHGRTRNDFYKGDAEYDTIKSVKESVSIPVVANGDITDAEKAARVLTYTGADAIMIGRGAQGRPWIFREINHFLETGQHMASPSIAEIRSIVIEHVKELHTFYGEFMGVRFARKHTSWYTQTLDQGKQFRSIFNALESGEDQLDALNKYFDHLN
- the fis gene encoding DNA-binding transcriptional regulator Fis, whose amino-acid sequence is MFEQNISSPFVTGNVQTQAEASPLRTQAKIAISNYLSQLNGNDVDDMYELVLSEIEAPMLEEVMKYTRGNQTRAANLLGINRGTLRKKLKKYGMN